One window of the Eucalyptus grandis isolate ANBG69807.140 chromosome 8, ASM1654582v1, whole genome shotgun sequence genome contains the following:
- the LOC104414599 gene encoding uncharacterized protein LOC104414599, which translates to MSSIGTSKGILEIAKFGVYVTVPIVLMYAFANNSKNLQKFMGTKSYVVYPPEGPRPPSPEELREMAREIARKRNNQ; encoded by the exons ATGTCGTCCATCGGAACGTCGAAGGGCATCCTGGAGATCGCCAAGTTCGGCGTCTACGTGACGGTCCCCATCGTTCTCATGTACGCCTTCGCCAACAACTCCAAGAATCTCCAGAAATTCATGGGCACT AAATCTTACGTGGTATACCCACCTGAGGGACCGAGGCCGCCTTCGCCAGAAGAGCTGAGGGAAATGGCAAGAGAGATTGCTCGCAAGAGAAACAATCAATAA
- the LOC120286809 gene encoding LOW QUALITY PROTEIN: U-box domain-containing protein 43-like (The sequence of the model RefSeq protein was modified relative to this genomic sequence to represent the inferred CDS: inserted 2 bases in 2 codons), whose protein sequence is MALELIPIGTILAVLTNQVIKTAQAAKDILVEKDSFRVLSKHLFDIEPVLKELQLQELNDSQAARLALESLETDVKKANSLIEKYKNRSRFYLLVRCRYIVKEVEQVTRDIGRSLAALSLANTEVLTNISDQVNRLQNEMQRVELETSHSQLQIINKLNQGIKDQKRDQGFANDMLEEIARAVGVNVEPSAINEELESFRKEKEEAAHRKEKAEEYFLQQVIALLSRADAAINYEELKTRYFQRFQVIVGYNENEKQIPPLNAFVCPINQTIMVDPVSLCTGTTAERAAIKAWLDCGERTDPXKGEVLQDTSLRSNLPLRQSIEEWRELNYCLRIRCCKSNMSSGSDELVKEALCQIQELVREDSVNKDWIFIGGLTDIIVSILGNSHNKDVKRKILITLKEVVEGHAKSKEQLVESKGWDYIIPCLGRDPSISKAAIALLFELLQDRSGWNVSACEKLSQQCSAILFLVTLLRGPETESAEYAKKILDKLLDADEENITCAARSGWYNPLVDRIVQGPQSLRMSMVRSLVNMELIEANVEIIGXDGVTPPLLEMLSGTAESKELSLRALVKLSSCGANKELLAASDGVSHIMKLMFMSHERPAIIIKCCELLEKLTSDGDGIKFLVDGRGTQLELEPIITSMLDFQQSASSSHVRRPALRVILAICNSEPELVKKAVLAANGISIVLPLIDDSASEIREVAINLLFLFSQHEPQGVVEYLLKPRRLEALVGFLENEDKSDVQMAAAGLLANLPKSEVSLTTRLIELDGVEAIMKVLRSGTMEAKENALSALFRFTDPTNVESQRIVVEQGVYPLLVNFLRVSSVTAKARAAALIGNLSSSTPRLVMSTKPSFCWCFSAHVPRCPAHGSKCSVASTFCLLEANALPELVNLLQIQVHATAYEAIQALSTLVREGSPNRGANVLHEANAIKPILEILTWGMDSLKEEALGFLEKIFQSKDIMERYGSTAKLLLVRMAGRNIRDESHIGRRAAHVLSLLERYSKSSTSIIPGIYG, encoded by the exons ATGGCCTTGGAGCTCATTCCCATTGGCACAATCTTGGCTGTGCTGACTAATCAGGTCATCAAAACAGCTCAAGCTGCAAAAGACATTCTCGTCGAGAAAGATAGTTTCAGAGTCCTGTCGAAACACCTGTTTGACATAGAACCTGTTCTGAAGGAATTGCAGCTCCAAGAGTTAAACGACTCACAAGCTGCTCGGCTAGCACTGGAATCCCTTGAAACCGATGTTAAGAAGGCTAATAGCTTGATTGAGAAGTACAAGAACCGATCCCGGTTTTACTTGTTGGTCAGGTGCAGATACATAGTGAAGGAGGTAGAACAAGTAACAAGGGACATAGGAAGGTCCTTGGCTGCCCTATCTCTTGCAAACACTGAAGTCttgactaacatttcagatcaAGTAAATAGGCTGCAGAATGAGATGCAGAGAGTGGAACTTGAAACTTCGCATTCTCAGCTCCAAATAATCAACAAGTTGAACCAGGGCATTAAGGACCAAAAACGGGATCAGGGCTTTGCGAATGACATGCTTGAAGAAATAGCACGCGCAGTTGGTGTAAATGTTGAGCCATCTGCGATAAATGAGGAATTGGAAAGTTTcaggaaggaaaaggaagaagccGCACACCGAAAGGAAAAGGCTGAGGAATATTTCTTGCAACAGGTTATTGCACTGCTCTCTCGGGCAGATGCTGCAATCAATTACGAAGAATTAAAAACCCGGTATTTCCAAAGATTCCAGGTCATTGTGGGTTATAATGAAAACGAAAAACAAATCCCTCCACTGAATGCCTTTGTTTGTCCTATAAATCAGACAATAATGGTTGATCCTGTGAGCCTTTGCACTGGTACCACTGCTGAGAGAGCGGCCATCAAGGCTTGGCTTGACTGTGGTGAGAGAACTGATC GTAAGGGAGAGGTTCTTCAGGACACTTCTCTGAGGTCAAACCTTCCGCTGAGACAGTCAATAGAAGAATGGAGAGAGCTTAATTACTGTCTAAGAATCAGATGCTGCAAAAGTAACATGTCATCTGGTTCTGATGAGTTGGTGAAAGAGGCTCTCTGCCAAATTCAAGAACTTGTGAGAGAAGATTCGGTTAACAAGGATTGGATCTTCATAGGAGGACTGACCGACATCATTGTCTCTATTCTAGGGAACTCACACAACAAAGATGTGAAGAGGAAAATACTAATTACCTTAAAGGAGGTAGTGGAAGGGCATGCAAAAAGTAAG GAACAACTGGTTGAGTCCAAAGGTTGGGATTACATCATTCCTTGTTTGGGGCGTGATCCAAGCATCTCAAAGGCAGCTATTGCATTGTTGTTTGAGCTATTGCAAGATAGATCTGGTTGGAATGTGTCTGCATGCGAGAAGCTGTCTCAGCAGTGCAGTGCTATTCTTTTCCTTGTAACGCTTTTGAGAGGGCCAGAGACAGAATCAGCAGAGTATGCCAAGAAGATCTTGGATAAGTTGCTCGATGCGGATGAGGAGAACATAACTTGTGCTGCTAGGTCAGGCTGGTACAACCCGCTTGTTGATCGCATAGTTCAAG GTCCACAGTCATTGAGAATGTCGATGGTGAGATCTCTGGTCAATATGGAATTGATTGAAGCAAATGTGGAGATAATTG AAGATGGGGTAACACCACCGTTGCTTGAGATGTTATCTGGCACAGCTGAATCAAAGGAGCTGTCTCTCCGTGCGTTGGTCAAGCTATCAAGCTGCGGAGCCAACAAAGAACTTCTAGCTGCTTCTGATGGGGTGTCTCACATTATGAAACTAATGTTCATGTCCCACGAGCGTCCAGCTATAATAATCAAATGCTGTGAACTCCTTGAGAAACTTACTTCTGACGGAGATGGGATCAAATTCCTCGTTGATGGAAGAGGCACCCAACTTGAGTTAGAACCGATTATAACCAGTATGTTAGATTTTCAACAGAGTGCCAGCTCATCCCATGTGCGGAGACCGGCTTTACGTGTGATTCTAGCTATTTGCAACTCTGAACCCGAACTGGTCAAGAAGGCAGTTTTGGCTGCAAATGGAATATCCATAGTCCTTCCACTCATTGACGACTCAGCCTCCGAAATCCGTGAAGTTGCAATaaatcttctcttcctcttttcacAGCATGAACCGCAAGGAGTTGTCGAGTACCTTCTTAAGCCGAGGAGATTGGAGGCCTTGGTGGGGTTTCTTGAGAATGAAGATAAGAGTGATGTGCAGATGGCAGCAGCTGGCTTACTGGCCAATCTTCCAAAATCAGAAGTATCGCTTACTACGAGGTTAATTGAGTTGGATGGAGTTGAAGCGATTATGAAAGTATTGAGATCAGGAACCATGGAAGCAAAAGAGAATGCCCTTAGTGCACTCTTCAGGTTCACAGACCCCACAAATGTGGAGTCACAGCGTATTGTGGTTGAGCAAGGAGTTTATCCTCTACTAGTAAACTTTCTCCGGGTCAGTTCTGTGACGGCCAAGGCAAGAGCAGCAGCTCTCATTGGAAATCTATCATCGAGCACTCCAAGGCTCGTTATGTCCACTAAACCTAGCTTTTGCTGGTGTTTCAGTGCACATGTGCCTCGATGCCCGGCCCATGGCAGCAAATGTAGTGTTGCATCCACGTTCTGTCTCCTGGAGGCCAATGCTTTGCCTGAATTAGTCAATCTCTTGCAGATACAGGTTCACGCAACAGCATATGAAGCAATTCAGGCACTTTCCACGCTGGTGAGGGAAGGATCTCCCAACAGAGGCGCAAACGTTCTGCATGAAGCCAATGCAATCAAGCCCATCTTGGAGATCTTGACGTGGGGAATGGATTCACTCAAGGAAGAGGCTTTGGGATTCTTGGAGAAGATTTTCCAGTCAAAGGATATAATGGAACGCTATGGATCAACGGCTAAATTGCTTCTCGTTCGCATGGCTGGCCGGAACATTCGCGATGAAAGTCATATCGGGAGGAGGGCCGCCCATGTTTTGTCGCTTTTGGAACgatattcaaaatcatcaacatctATCATTCCGGGAATATATGGATAG